A region of Mesorhizobium sp. AR02 DNA encodes the following proteins:
- a CDS encoding substrate-binding domain-containing protein: MSILHISIGARSGAIVKSAAAGLVLFGTAFAVTGHASAEEVIVGLVTKTEVNPFFVKMRQAAEEEAKAKGVKLIARAGKFDGDNEGQVTAIEDLISAGAKGILVTPNNSTGMLGIIKKARDAGVLVIALDTATDPADAVDATFATDNFEAGVQQGAYARKALGNKKPVLAMLDGTPGGTVDTFRHNGYLKGFGLTEGDPAIAGSAITNGAQDKGQVGMENLLSKNGDINAVYTINEPAAAGAYAALKSFGKEGDVMLTSIDGGCAGVRNVKAGQIAATVMQFPYKMAANGVDAVVEYAASGKKPSGFVNTGSFLITDKPIAGIDSKDTEWGLKNCWGD, encoded by the coding sequence ATGTCCATTTTGCATATTTCAATCGGCGCCAGGTCCGGAGCCATCGTCAAATCAGCCGCCGCGGGCCTTGTGCTCTTCGGAACCGCCTTTGCGGTGACCGGCCATGCCTCGGCCGAGGAAGTCATCGTCGGCCTCGTCACCAAGACGGAGGTCAATCCGTTCTTCGTCAAAATGCGTCAGGCCGCCGAAGAGGAGGCCAAGGCCAAGGGCGTCAAGCTGATCGCCCGTGCCGGCAAGTTCGACGGTGACAATGAAGGCCAGGTCACTGCGATCGAGGATCTGATCAGCGCCGGCGCCAAAGGCATATTGGTGACGCCGAACAACTCGACCGGCATGCTGGGTATCATCAAGAAGGCGCGCGATGCAGGGGTCCTGGTGATCGCGCTCGATACGGCGACCGATCCCGCCGATGCCGTCGACGCCACCTTCGCCACGGATAATTTCGAGGCCGGCGTGCAGCAGGGCGCCTATGCGCGCAAGGCACTTGGCAACAAGAAGCCGGTGCTGGCGATGCTCGATGGAACGCCTGGCGGCACGGTCGATACGTTCCGGCACAATGGATATCTGAAGGGCTTCGGGCTTACCGAAGGCGATCCGGCCATTGCCGGCTCGGCCATCACCAATGGAGCGCAGGACAAGGGCCAGGTCGGCATGGAGAACCTGCTCTCCAAGAACGGCGACATCAACGCAGTCTACACCATCAACGAGCCGGCCGCCGCCGGCGCCTACGCGGCCTTGAAATCCTTCGGCAAGGAAGGCGATGTCATGCTGACCTCGATCGACGGTGGCTGCGCCGGCGTTCGCAACGTCAAGGCCGGCCAGATCGCCGCCACCGTCATGCAATTTCCCTACAAGATGGCGGCCAATGGCGTCGACGCTGTCGTGGAGTATGCGGCCAGCGGCAAGAAGCCGAGCGGGTTCGTCAATACCGGTTCGTTCCTGATCACCGACAAGCCGATCGCAGGGATAGATTCCAAGGATACCGAATGGGGCCTCAAGAACTGCTGGGGCGACTGA
- a CDS encoding FGGY-family carbohydrate kinase: MTATYIIGLDYGTGSARGVLLDAATGEQIASHTHAYRHDVMTQSLPDGTLLPRSWALQNAADYLEAAEEILDVLGRGRVIESIGLGFSASSPMPTAADGTALSELYPGEPHAYVKLWKHRAAQPYADAINRRGGAFLRNFGGKLSGEWLLPKAAEIADEAPHIWSVAGRFIESGDWLVWQLTGHEVRSLGFAAYKAQYSEAEGYPQGIVPGLSERLSVPHRIGSSGGSLSEAWRTRTGISGRAIVAVAVIDSHVVLPAVGAVSSGCLVGALGTSAVYLFLSQQFRPLPPGIEGVAKDGSVRDLWCYEAGQAGFGDTLAWFVKAFPRGADEAESFRIYNREAAELEPGANHLVALDWWNGNRVPLADSNLSGLLLGLTTETTGVGIYRALIESLCFGARTVVDLFEAGDFAIDRIILTSGLAQNNPLLVQIMADVLGRVVEVPSITHATAVGAAVHGAVAAELVSGFAEGTARFGARTFTPYQPRPESAAAYRLLYRNYRELSGNRTVRNAMHDLNTAASPLLDQPGEETKSVA; encoded by the coding sequence ATGACTGCAACCTATATCATCGGACTGGACTACGGCACCGGCTCAGCCCGCGGCGTCCTGCTCGATGCCGCGACCGGTGAGCAGATCGCCAGTCACACGCATGCCTATCGCCATGATGTCATGACGCAAAGCCTGCCTGACGGCACGCTTTTGCCGCGCTCATGGGCGTTGCAGAACGCCGCCGACTATCTCGAGGCGGCGGAAGAAATCCTGGATGTGCTGGGGCGTGGTCGGGTCATCGAGTCGATCGGGCTGGGCTTCTCGGCCAGTTCCCCGATGCCGACCGCCGCCGACGGCACCGCCCTTTCCGAGCTTTATCCCGGCGAGCCGCATGCCTATGTCAAATTGTGGAAGCATCGCGCCGCGCAGCCCTATGCCGACGCGATCAACCGTCGGGGCGGGGCCTTCCTGCGCAATTTCGGCGGCAAGCTCTCCGGGGAATGGCTGCTGCCGAAGGCGGCTGAGATCGCGGATGAAGCACCGCACATCTGGAGTGTGGCCGGACGGTTCATCGAATCCGGTGATTGGCTTGTCTGGCAGTTGACCGGCCACGAAGTGCGCAGTCTGGGTTTCGCGGCCTACAAGGCCCAGTATTCCGAGGCTGAAGGCTATCCGCAGGGGATCGTGCCCGGCCTGTCCGAAAGGCTGTCGGTGCCGCACCGTATCGGCAGTTCGGGTGGAAGCCTGTCGGAGGCATGGCGCACGCGCACCGGCATCAGCGGCCGCGCGATCGTTGCGGTGGCGGTCATCGATTCCCACGTCGTGCTGCCCGCGGTTGGCGCCGTGTCGTCCGGCTGTCTCGTCGGCGCGCTCGGAACTTCGGCTGTCTATCTGTTTTTGAGCCAGCAGTTCCGCCCTTTGCCGCCCGGCATCGAAGGCGTGGCCAAGGATGGATCGGTTCGTGATCTCTGGTGCTACGAGGCCGGGCAGGCCGGGTTCGGCGACACGCTCGCCTGGTTCGTGAAGGCTTTTCCGCGTGGTGCCGACGAGGCGGAAAGTTTCCGCATCTACAACCGCGAGGCAGCCGAACTCGAACCCGGCGCCAACCATCTCGTGGCGCTCGACTGGTGGAACGGCAACCGCGTGCCGCTTGCGGATTCAAACCTCAGCGGCCTGCTTCTCGGCCTCACCACCGAAACCACCGGCGTCGGCATCTATCGCGCCCTGATCGAGTCGCTGTGTTTCGGCGCGCGCACGGTGGTCGACCTGTTCGAGGCCGGCGATTTTGCCATCGACCGCATCATCCTGACCAGCGGTCTGGCCCAGAACAATCCATTGCTGGTGCAGATCATGGCCGACGTGCTGGGCCGCGTCGTGGAGGTTCCAAGCATTACCCATGCAACGGCTGTCGGCGCGGCGGTTCATGGCGCGGTCGCGGCGGAACTGGTGAGCGGCTTCGCCGAAGGCACGGCCCGGTTCGGCGCACGCACCTTCACGCCCTACCAGCCTCGCCCGGAAAGCGCCGCCGCCTACCGCCTTCTCTACAGGAATTATCGGGAGCTCAGCGGCAATCGGACCGTGCGCAACGCCATGCACGATCTGAACACGGCAGCGTCGCCGCTGCTCGACCAGCCGGGGGAGGAAACGAAATCGGTCGCCTGA
- a CDS encoding ROK family transcriptional regulator, protein MVRTNGTAEHPALVNSGEILSLIATGAATSRSALLDASGLSRVTVTQRLNALIESGLVRETARTMPSGGRPTRVLGINERAGFFLVANIGETYIHLAAMDLEPAIVSQSTIPFNASDGPAVSLAQIADGFDILAAKARTSHGSLFGVSLSMPTPVDFKRGRVAGPSVLHGWDEFDIIGWLRGRFDAPIYVENDVNLMAIHEHRQNFPHVDDMFFIKAGTGIGSGIVAGGKIFRGAQGAAGDIGHIQFSSENAPLCRCGKLGCVEARAGGWAIARDLSSRGFKAENARDVISLVEMQKPEALMLLRSAGRVIGEVASDVVSILNPSLIVVGGTLARGGEFLLSGIRELVYQRCLPLATRELQIVLTNPQKDSALFGAAYLALEDIFSLEKVEELIDRRTTDR, encoded by the coding sequence ATGGTCAGGACAAACGGTACGGCGGAGCATCCCGCGCTTGTGAACAGTGGCGAGATTCTCTCGCTGATTGCCACTGGCGCCGCCACGTCCCGGTCAGCGCTGCTCGATGCGTCGGGATTGTCACGCGTGACTGTTACCCAGCGCCTGAATGCACTGATCGAGTCCGGCCTGGTCCGCGAGACGGCCCGCACAATGCCGAGCGGCGGCAGACCGACGCGCGTGCTTGGGATCAACGAGCGGGCGGGCTTCTTTCTCGTTGCCAACATCGGCGAAACCTACATCCACCTTGCCGCCATGGACCTTGAGCCCGCTATCGTCTCGCAAAGCACGATACCGTTCAACGCTTCGGACGGACCGGCGGTTTCGCTCGCGCAGATCGCCGACGGGTTCGACATCCTCGCCGCGAAGGCCCGAACCAGCCACGGCTCGCTTTTTGGCGTCAGCCTCAGCATGCCCACGCCGGTCGATTTCAAGCGCGGCCGCGTTGCCGGTCCTTCGGTCCTTCACGGATGGGACGAGTTCGACATCATCGGTTGGCTGCGCGGTCGTTTCGATGCGCCGATCTATGTCGAAAACGACGTGAACCTGATGGCGATCCACGAGCACCGTCAGAATTTTCCGCATGTGGATGACATGTTCTTCATCAAGGCGGGAACGGGCATCGGCAGCGGCATTGTCGCCGGCGGCAAGATCTTTCGTGGCGCTCAAGGCGCTGCCGGCGACATCGGCCATATCCAGTTCAGCTCCGAGAACGCGCCTCTGTGCCGCTGCGGCAAGCTCGGCTGTGTCGAAGCGCGCGCCGGCGGCTGGGCGATTGCCCGCGATCTCTCGAGCAGGGGCTTCAAGGCGGAGAACGCGCGCGATGTCATTTCGTTGGTTGAAATGCAGAAGCCGGAAGCCCTGATGTTGCTGCGCAGCGCCGGGCGGGTGATCGGCGAAGTCGCTTCCGATGTCGTCAGCATACTCAACCCGAGCCTGATCGTGGTCGGCGGCACGCTGGCCAGGGGCGGAGAGTTTCTGTTGTCGGGAATCCGCGAACTCGTCTACCAGCGATGCCTTCCGCTTGCCACGCGCGAGCTGCAGATCGTCCTCACCAATCCGCAGAAGGACAGCGCCCTTTTCGGCGCCGCCTATCTGGCGCTCGAGGACATCTTCAGCCTCGAAAAGGTGGAGGAACTGATCGACCGGCGGACCACCGATCGATAG
- a CDS encoding ATP-binding cassette domain-containing protein gives MSAASPDSPSNTASDPRLVLSVRDARKAYGFVTALAGASLDLHEGEIVALLGDNGAGKSTLIKAITGIVALDSGDIELDGRPLRLRSPADARASGIETVFQDLAVFDNLTVSDNFLIGREQTWPRWLGPLGFLSAGQEQRQWREHASALSVSHVSPSHEIGLMSGGQRQAVAVARAVAFARRVVILDEPTAALGVRESDEILTMVRRLPERGLSVIIVSHNMDHVVRVADRAVVMRQGRSVGEMAVRQGVQKDLVAMIMGVT, from the coding sequence ATGAGTGCCGCCTCGCCTGACAGCCCTTCGAACACGGCCTCCGATCCACGTCTGGTTCTCTCGGTCCGGGACGCGCGCAAGGCGTACGGCTTCGTAACCGCGCTGGCCGGTGCGTCGCTTGATCTTCACGAGGGCGAGATTGTCGCCTTGCTCGGCGACAATGGCGCGGGCAAGTCGACCCTCATCAAGGCGATCACCGGCATCGTAGCGCTGGATTCGGGGGACATCGAGCTTGACGGACGCCCGCTGCGGCTGCGTTCGCCGGCCGATGCGCGTGCATCGGGCATCGAGACCGTGTTTCAGGATCTTGCCGTTTTCGACAATCTGACCGTCTCCGACAATTTCCTGATCGGACGCGAGCAGACGTGGCCACGCTGGCTGGGTCCGCTGGGCTTTCTTTCAGCGGGGCAAGAGCAGAGACAATGGCGGGAGCATGCGAGTGCGCTAAGCGTCAGCCACGTCTCGCCATCCCACGAGATCGGCTTGATGTCGGGCGGTCAACGTCAGGCCGTGGCGGTGGCACGGGCAGTGGCGTTTGCCCGCCGTGTGGTCATTCTGGATGAACCCACGGCGGCACTTGGCGTGCGCGAATCCGACGAGATCTTGACGATGGTAAGACGCCTGCCGGAGCGCGGCCTGTCGGTCATCATCGTCAGCCACAATATGGACCACGTCGTGCGGGTGGCGGATCGGGCCGTCGTCATGCGGCAAGGCAGAAGCGTTGGCGAGATGGCAGTGCGCCAGGGCGTCCAGAAGGACCTTGTCGCCATGATCATGGGCGTCACGTAG
- a CDS encoding ABC transporter permease, which yields MEPHADTAAPGTATGRRDSLSVLLWLLQAGPVIILVTLVVAFGLLAPHFISVRNLQNLLAQSAIVCALGLGQFLVILVRGVDVSVGSVIALSVVTVATLTGVDQPSSMALVIYPLVGLVVGLINGLLIVKGGIPQPLVVTVAMLGIVAGVALLVSGGNTLVGVSPAVHWLANGKVLGIPAGALMVLILAGLFWLLLRRTQWGRWLYAVGGNPDVAQWVGLPRDRLIMSAYAICGTTAGIAGMLYHGRTGSASPLSGVGYELDAITAVVVGGASLFGGRGSITNVLFGALIIATIRSGLQQLDVSPFWSSVAIGIGILVALELDVLRKHIENRIRTLRARQVNQ from the coding sequence ATGGAACCGCATGCCGACACTGCGGCGCCCGGCACGGCGACGGGTCGCCGCGACTCCCTGTCCGTCCTGCTGTGGCTTCTGCAGGCCGGGCCGGTCATAATTCTCGTGACCCTGGTCGTGGCATTCGGCCTGCTTGCCCCGCATTTCATATCGGTGCGCAATCTTCAGAACCTCCTGGCCCAGAGCGCGATTGTCTGCGCCCTGGGCCTGGGGCAATTCCTCGTCATTCTGGTTCGCGGCGTCGATGTCTCCGTCGGCAGCGTCATCGCGCTCAGTGTCGTAACGGTGGCCACGCTGACCGGTGTCGATCAGCCCAGCTCGATGGCCCTGGTCATCTATCCACTTGTCGGCCTCGTTGTCGGACTGATCAACGGCCTGCTGATCGTCAAGGGCGGCATTCCGCAGCCCCTCGTGGTCACCGTGGCCATGCTCGGCATTGTTGCCGGCGTTGCCTTGCTCGTCAGCGGCGGCAACACGCTCGTGGGCGTTTCGCCGGCCGTGCACTGGCTGGCAAACGGCAAGGTGCTCGGCATACCTGCCGGCGCGTTGATGGTGCTCATTCTTGCCGGGCTGTTCTGGCTCCTGTTGCGGCGTACGCAATGGGGCCGCTGGCTCTATGCCGTGGGCGGCAATCCGGATGTCGCGCAATGGGTCGGCCTGCCGCGCGACAGGCTGATCATGAGCGCCTATGCCATCTGTGGAACGACGGCCGGCATCGCCGGCATGCTCTATCACGGCCGGACGGGGTCGGCTTCGCCGCTCTCCGGCGTCGGCTATGAGCTTGACGCCATCACGGCGGTGGTTGTCGGCGGGGCAAGCCTTTTCGGCGGTCGCGGCAGCATCACCAACGTGCTGTTCGGCGCGCTCATCATTGCCACCATCCGCAGCGGCCTGCAGCAGCTCGACGTCTCGCCATTCTGGTCATCGGTGGCGATCGGTATCGGCATCCTGGTGGCACTGGAACTCGATGTCCTGCGCAAACACATCGAGAACCGCATTCGCACGCTGCGGGCGAGGCAGGTCAACCAATGA
- a CDS encoding sugar ABC transporter substrate-binding protein: protein MKLKLLLRASAAALLAASCVASNAFAGDKPKGLMLFSYLGDQAYVRQYNVAKGRASKIEDVQIDVKSGASRGDVNFFIQEIVNAPAEGYKVIAVNTGATSKELVSALNDATKQGIKVLSFDGAPPPIDDLTAQVNYDPVGAEKAVVQEFTKQLPAGGEIGVIRCIAGLADTDAFINAFKDAVKGTKFNIVAEGDARCDPEKSRTIAEGMLNAHPNLVGIYDIFDVSAQGTLQALEAAGSNVIVGSVGGQEYALKSIAAGNKNWKFTVPYPFEVIARTATDTTAELVRGKSVEKLVVVPAQPVQTSENAAGMLKTVSDVVAGNVDDVVK, encoded by the coding sequence ATGAAATTGAAGCTGTTATTGCGTGCTTCCGCAGCTGCCTTGCTTGCGGCAAGCTGCGTGGCCTCTAACGCGTTCGCAGGCGACAAGCCCAAGGGGCTGATGCTGTTTTCCTATCTCGGCGACCAGGCCTATGTGCGCCAGTACAATGTCGCCAAAGGCCGTGCCAGCAAGATCGAAGACGTCCAGATCGACGTCAAATCGGGGGCCTCGCGCGGCGACGTCAATTTCTTCATTCAGGAAATCGTCAATGCTCCGGCCGAAGGCTACAAGGTCATCGCCGTCAACACCGGCGCCACCTCCAAGGAACTGGTCAGCGCGCTCAACGATGCGACCAAGCAAGGCATCAAGGTGCTGTCCTTCGACGGCGCGCCACCGCCGATCGATGACCTCACCGCTCAGGTGAATTATGATCCGGTCGGGGCCGAGAAGGCGGTCGTGCAGGAATTCACCAAACAGCTCCCCGCCGGAGGCGAGATCGGCGTCATCCGCTGTATCGCCGGCCTGGCTGACACCGACGCGTTCATCAACGCCTTCAAGGACGCTGTGAAAGGTACGAAATTCAACATCGTTGCCGAGGGCGACGCCCGTTGCGATCCGGAGAAATCGCGCACGATCGCGGAGGGCATGCTGAACGCGCATCCGAATCTGGTCGGCATTTACGACATCTTCGACGTCTCGGCGCAGGGAACCCTGCAGGCGCTGGAGGCAGCCGGGTCCAATGTCATCGTTGGCTCGGTGGGTGGCCAGGAGTATGCGCTGAAGTCGATCGCCGCCGGCAACAAGAACTGGAAGTTCACGGTGCCTTACCCGTTCGAGGTGATCGCCAGGACAGCCACGGACACCACCGCCGAACTGGTGCGCGGCAAGAGCGTCGAAAAGCTCGTGGTCGTGCCGGCGCAGCCTGTTCAGACCTCGGAAAATGCCGCCGGCATGCTGAAGACGGTTTCCGATGTGGTGGCCGGCAACGTTGATGACGTCGTGAAATAG
- a CDS encoding serine hydrolase domain-containing protein, with amino-acid sequence MNIEGICDPRFGAVREAFAACFDQRLEHGGGVSVVVHGKTVVDLWGGHADAARTRPWRQDTLINVWSSTKGVVALAIAMLVERGKLDYAAPIARYWPEFAAGGKEHITLDQVMSHQAGLNGLAVPMEEADLLAWTPFVDALAAMSPLWEPGSRCIYHALIYGHLAGEVLRRVDGRSIGRFIAEEIAGPLAADFHVGLPDREDSRVAEMIEGPKASDWVEFVRASPFPHASDNPAPRALAPNDRVWRAAEVPGGNGQSTAHALARIYGMMAAGRIWEGKALIGRAAIQEATHLRFRGMDDSFAVLTAFAAGYQMEDPVYAGRASSQTFGHTGWGGAIGFADPDAGVGFGYVTNRMLGFDDMDPRRKLLIDAVYDSL; translated from the coding sequence ATGAACATAGAGGGTATCTGCGATCCGCGCTTTGGCGCTGTGCGCGAGGCATTCGCCGCGTGTTTCGACCAAAGGCTCGAGCATGGTGGTGGTGTATCCGTCGTCGTCCACGGCAAGACCGTCGTTGACCTGTGGGGCGGTCATGCGGATGCCGCGCGCACCCGTCCGTGGCGGCAGGACACGCTGATCAATGTCTGGTCCTCCACCAAGGGCGTGGTGGCGCTGGCGATCGCTATGTTGGTGGAGCGCGGCAAGCTGGATTATGCCGCGCCCATTGCCCGCTACTGGCCGGAATTCGCGGCCGGCGGCAAGGAGCACATCACGCTAGATCAGGTGATGTCGCACCAGGCCGGGCTGAATGGCCTTGCTGTGCCGATGGAAGAAGCGGATCTGCTCGCGTGGACGCCTTTTGTCGACGCGCTTGCGGCCATGTCGCCACTATGGGAGCCCGGCAGCCGCTGTATCTATCACGCGCTTATCTACGGCCATCTTGCGGGCGAAGTGCTGCGACGCGTCGATGGGCGAAGCATCGGCCGCTTCATCGCGGAAGAGATCGCAGGCCCGCTTGCAGCCGACTTTCATGTCGGTCTGCCGGACCGCGAGGATTCCAGGGTGGCCGAGATGATCGAGGGCCCCAAGGCTTCAGACTGGGTCGAGTTTGTCCGTGCCTCGCCATTTCCCCACGCAAGTGACAATCCAGCGCCGCGTGCATTGGCCCCCAACGACCGCGTCTGGCGTGCCGCCGAAGTGCCGGGCGGCAATGGCCAGTCGACGGCGCACGCACTGGCGCGTATCTACGGCATGATGGCAGCAGGCAGGATCTGGGAGGGCAAAGCCCTGATCGGCCGCGCGGCGATCCAGGAAGCAACGCACCTCCGCTTTCGCGGCATGGATGACAGCTTCGCGGTTCTAACGGCCTTCGCCGCCGGCTACCAGATGGAGGATCCGGTCTATGCAGGCCGGGCGTCATCGCAAACGTTCGGCCACACCGGCTGGGGTGGCGCCATCGGTTTCGCCGATCCGGATGCCGGCGTCGGGTTCGGCTACGTCACCAACCGCATGCTGGGTTTTGACGACATGGACCCACGCCGCAAGCTGTTGATCGACGCCGTTTACGACTCGCTCTGA
- a CDS encoding proline racemase family protein produces the protein MRTKTSIHVVGCHAEGEVGDVIVGGVLPPAGRTMMEKMITMERDHDHIRRMLICEPRGSVARHVNLLVPSTREDCAAGAIIMEPTEYPPMSGSNTICIATVLLETGMVPMQEPETRFKLDMPGGVIEVRAECRDGRCVSITFRNAPAFAERLDAAIEVEGLGTLTVDIAYGGMFYAIVDAKALGFSVAPDEARELAVAGEKIRRAAREQLDVVHPDFDHVRGVSIVQFAMPFQGPGNVTRTTCIVSPGRSDRSPTGTGTSARMAVLQARGLMGVGDVLIHESIIGSRFTGRIVELTEIAGRKAIVPEITGRAWITGEHSYYLDPTDPYPQGYVLSDTWGTSTSVKQ, from the coding sequence ATGCGCACCAAAACCAGCATCCATGTCGTCGGCTGCCACGCCGAAGGTGAAGTCGGCGACGTCATCGTCGGCGGTGTCCTGCCGCCGGCGGGTCGCACGATGATGGAGAAGATGATCACGATGGAACGTGATCATGACCATATCAGGCGCATGCTGATCTGCGAGCCGCGCGGCAGCGTCGCGCGCCACGTCAACCTGCTCGTTCCCTCGACGCGCGAGGATTGCGCCGCCGGCGCCATCATCATGGAGCCGACGGAATACCCGCCGATGTCCGGTTCCAACACCATATGCATAGCCACGGTGCTGCTCGAGACCGGCATGGTGCCGATGCAGGAGCCCGAGACGCGCTTCAAGCTCGACATGCCGGGCGGCGTCATCGAGGTGCGCGCCGAATGTCGCGACGGCAGATGCGTCTCGATCACCTTCCGCAACGCGCCCGCCTTTGCCGAACGTCTCGACGCGGCCATCGAAGTCGAGGGGCTGGGCACGCTCACCGTCGACATCGCCTATGGCGGCATGTTCTACGCCATCGTCGATGCCAAGGCGCTCGGCTTCTCGGTCGCCCCCGACGAGGCTCGCGAGCTGGCGGTGGCCGGCGAGAAGATCAGGCGCGCCGCGCGCGAACAGCTCGATGTCGTCCATCCGGACTTCGACCATGTGCGCGGCGTGTCGATCGTGCAGTTCGCCATGCCGTTCCAGGGGCCGGGCAATGTCACGCGCACCACCTGCATCGTCTCGCCGGGGCGCTCGGACCGCAGCCCGACGGGAACCGGCACATCGGCCCGCATGGCCGTGCTGCAGGCCCGGGGCTTGATGGGCGTTGGCGACGTGTTGATCCATGAATCAATTATCGGCTCGCGCTTCACGGGCAGGATCGTGGAGCTGACGGAAATCGCTGGACGCAAGGCGATCGTCCCGGAGATCACCGGCCGGGCCTGGATCACGGGCGAGCACAGCTACTATCTCGATCCGACGGACCCGTACCCCCAGGGCTACGTGCTGTCGGATACCTGGGGTACCTCCACTTCGGTGAAGCAGTAG
- a CDS encoding dihydrodipicolinate synthase family protein: MTSNVFSGCMPALMTPCTQDRQPDFDALVRKGRELIAAGMSAVVYCGSMGDWPLLTDEQRMEGVERLVKAGVPVIVGTGAVNTAKAVAHAAHAQKVGARGLMVIPRVLSRGPSVTAQRNHFKAILAAAPDLPAVIYNSPYYGFATRAELFFALRAEHPNLVGFKEFGGPSDLRYAAENITSRDDEVALMIGVDTAVFHGFVNCGASGAITGIGNVLPKEVLHLVGLSQAAARGDVEARQRALELDAALGVLSSFDEGPDLVLYFKHMMVLKGAPEYELHFNETDVLSDSQRGYAEAQLKLFDSWYAQWSRQPGVIARYAA; encoded by the coding sequence ATGACCTCTAATGTTTTTTCCGGCTGCATGCCGGCGTTGATGACCCCGTGCACGCAGGACCGCCAGCCCGACTTCGACGCGCTGGTACGCAAGGGACGGGAGTTGATCGCGGCCGGCATGTCGGCCGTCGTCTATTGCGGCTCGATGGGCGACTGGCCGCTGTTGACCGATGAGCAACGCATGGAAGGTGTCGAGCGCCTGGTGAAGGCCGGCGTACCGGTGATCGTCGGCACCGGCGCGGTCAACACCGCCAAGGCCGTGGCCCATGCGGCGCACGCCCAGAAGGTCGGCGCCCGGGGCCTGATGGTGATCCCACGCGTTCTGTCGCGCGGGCCCTCGGTGACGGCGCAGCGCAACCATTTCAAGGCGATCCTGGCGGCCGCGCCCGACCTGCCCGCGGTCATCTACAACAGCCCCTATTACGGCTTTGCAACGCGCGCCGAGCTGTTCTTTGCCCTGCGCGCCGAACATCCGAACCTGGTCGGTTTCAAGGAGTTCGGCGGCCCGTCGGATCTGCGCTACGCGGCGGAAAACATCACCAGCCGCGACGATGAGGTCGCGCTGATGATCGGTGTCGACACCGCCGTCTTCCACGGCTTCGTCAATTGCGGCGCGTCCGGCGCCATCACCGGCATTGGCAACGTCCTGCCGAAGGAAGTGCTACACCTTGTGGGCTTAAGCCAGGCGGCAGCCAGGGGCGACGTCGAGGCCCGCCAGCGCGCGCTGGAACTGGACGCCGCGCTTGGCGTGCTGTCCTCCTTCGACGAGGGCCCCGACCTGGTGCTCTATTTCAAGCATATGATGGTGCTGAAGGGAGCTCCCGAATACGAGCTGCACTTCAACGAGACGGACGTCCTGAGCGACAGCCAGCGCGGTTATGCCGAGGCGCAGCTCAAATTGTTCGACAGCTGGTATGCCCAGTGGTCGAGGCAACCCGGCGTGATTGCCAGATACGCAGCCTGA
- the pldH gene encoding pyridoxal 4-dehydrogenase, SDR-type translates to MTERLAGKTALVTGAAQGIGKAIAARLAADGATVIVSDINAAGAKAAAAAIGGKARAIAADISDPASVKALFAEIQALTGGIDVLLNNASIVPFIAWDDVDLDHWRKIIDVNLTGTFIVTRAGTDQMRAAGKTGRVISIASNTFFAGTPNMAAYVAAKGGVIGFTRALATELGKYNITANAVTPGLIESDGVKASPHNEAFGFVEMLQAMKGKGQPEHIADVVSFLASDDARWITGQTLNVDAGMVRH, encoded by the coding sequence ATGACTGAACGACTTGCGGGAAAGACGGCCCTGGTTACCGGCGCCGCGCAGGGTATCGGCAAGGCGATCGCCGCGCGGCTTGCCGCCGACGGGGCGACCGTCATCGTCAGCGACATCAATGCCGCAGGCGCCAAGGCGGCGGCCGCGGCGATCGGCGGAAAGGCGAGGGCGATCGCCGCCGACATTTCCGATCCGGCATCGGTCAAGGCACTCTTCGCCGAAATCCAGGCGCTGACCGGGGGCATCGATGTTCTGCTCAACAATGCCAGCATCGTGCCGTTCATCGCCTGGGACGATGTCGACCTCGACCATTGGCGCAAGATCATCGACGTCAACCTGACAGGGACCTTCATTGTCACCCGCGCCGGCACGGACCAGATGCGTGCGGCGGGCAAGACCGGGCGGGTGATCAGCATCGCCTCCAACACCTTCTTTGCCGGCACGCCGAACATGGCTGCCTATGTCGCGGCCAAGGGTGGCGTCATCGGCTTCACAAGGGCGCTGGCCACCGAGCTCGGCAAATACAACATCACGGCGAATGCGGTGACGCCCGGCCTGATCGAGAGCGACGGCGTCAAGGCAAGCCCGCACAACGAGGCGTTCGGCTTCGTCGAAATGCTGCAGGCGATGAAGGGCAAGGGCCAGCCGGAACATATCGCCGATGTGGTTTCGTTCCTGGCCTCCGACGATGCGCGCTGGATCACGGGCCAGACGCTGAATGTCGACGCCGGGATGGTCAGGCACTAG